The Populus alba chromosome 6, ASM523922v2, whole genome shotgun sequence genomic interval ttttgttttcaagtaaTTCATAGAACATCCTTGCATAATGTCACTGCAGGCTAATCCGATAACTTCAAGAATTTTTCATGTGAGACTATTCTCCATCAAAAACAATTCACAAGGTATAGAGAGAGCTGGAATCAATTGTCTTGTTAATGGTGACAAGACGAAACTATCCACTTCCACTCATTTACCTCTGtaatacaaatataatataCTTGGAAAGAAAGTAAACTAGTTCCCTAATTTCGAATGTGaatcatcttttttattggtTCTGAAGAAAtgaagcagtttttttttttaaaaaaaacaacaaattggAAGCCATTAAATAccttaaagagaaaaaagctGAGGAACAAGTTGAAGAGTtggaatgaagaaaaacaagaatagcTTGGCACACTTGAAGCCTTGAACTATGGTTCCTGACAGTAGATTATCAGCTGAAGAAGTCATGATATCTGCACAGCAGGTTTCGAGTTCGAGTTAAGACATATATCACTTGTAAGAATTTAGGACAGCTAAAGTTTTACTCACTCATCTGAACCTGCAAAATACGCTTTCCAGTGAATGAGGTtttctcgaatccaaaaaaaaaaaaaaaaagtcatgagGGTAGCAAGAACTGACAAGATTGACAATCAACAATTTGATAATGCTTGCAAATTCCTTATCTTGTGTGGTTTCTTGTCTTTCAACAGAGGAAATTCAGTTCAACAAGTTCATTATTTTGCAGAAGTTCTTCAAGAGAGGGGGATTGAACAAGAAATTGAGGTTGTCATATTCGGGAATGGGAAGTAAAGGTCAGCTATTGCATCCCCAAGAGACAACAGTCACTCTAATCCTACTCTTATCACGACAACTCTATAATCAAGTTAGTCATTTCTTTGATTCCTTAGATTTTTTGAGTTAAATTTTTCAGGTTGGTTGCTGCTTCGTTTTCATGCTATAAAAAGTATATGGGCCATCAATGTTGAAAAAGGGGTTGTAAGTTGTAACTTTCAGCTGTTAGGTGGAGACAATGGCAGGTCAGAGAGGTGCAATTATGACACCAAACCACAGATTTTAGCTCATATATTGAAATTATGCTTGAGATATTTGGCTAAGTTTTGCCTGTGAATAGGCACCAACTGACAGAGCAAATGTGAGTCAAACACAAGAGAGAAGGAGAAAGGCTATTGCTTTTGTGGCTGGTAAAAAGTGAGTGGTAGGGAGAGAGAGGTGAGGTAATTACAAGATAGTGGGTGTGAAGATTGTCTTCTTTTACTATGGTAAATTGTAGTGTTTCTTCTATCCAATAATATTGATTGCTCCATGAACGTAGATAAGTTGCTAAAGAACATTAAATTTGTTGTGCTAAAAAATCAACAGTTCTATCAAGTGCTATAAGAGCTTTGGTGTTCCAtcaacaaagaatatcaagcaACTGTTATTTGCCAAatctttgttcttttaatagttttaattagcatgttaattatcttaataaattagaattccttttattttctttgcttgaACCGGAAACAgttttttgtctcttttttccCAGAATTATTACCATCCTCTGAAAGTCTCTATTCAATTCGCTGGGCCAAATCTTGTTCATACATATATAGTTGGATTCGCAGGAAGCAAAGGAGGAAAAGAGGTTCCCTCTTGTTGCATGATCAAGATTCAGCAAAGATAGGAAGGTTGGGGAGATTAATTCtcattgaataattaattattcagtTTGCAGCTGCTTCTCTTAAAAAGATCATTTGTATAGGAGCTGTAGCGATTCCAAACTCATCCTGGTGTGCTTATTGTCTTGAGTTTTAGCGATAATGGCATTTTATTCGTACCATGATTTAGTATGGACTCCATTCAATAATTGAAATCAGCAATTAAGCTGTGAGATTTACCCCATAGAAAGtattttcaaaaccttttcccatcttatttatttattttataagctaGGAATCCAATAAATAACCACCAAGAAGCTACAAGGAAGCCATTGATGAAGGCAAGAACAAGAGCACAGCTACAGATTAACAGCCAAAAAAAGAGAACAACTGCAACCTGAAAACAGGAAAAGACGATAACAGAGCAAACCTTAAGCTATTATCCAGGGCACCTTCAATGAAAAAGGCAGAGCTCATATTTCTTCGTAACCGTTTCAAAGCTCaatattggtttttttgtttttgatgggAGAATCAATAGATTTCTCTAACATTGGTGGACAATTTGTCTTGCCATATAAACCACTAAAAGTTATTTGGTGATTTAGTAACATTCCCCACCATCTGCAGAGAAACACAAGGCTGTTCGACTGGAACCTGCAAGCATTTATAAGATCAATGAACATTGTTtggtaaaagaagatgaaagtgTTGGTCACGTGAAGGGGGTGCTTACGAAGTGGCCAGCTCCAAGGATCCAATAGAAAAACAAGTTCTTGTACGAACTTGTAAATCCCTTTGTGGTGGTGTTATCACTTTTGCAATATAAAGGAGAACGATCCAGGCTTAAGAAATTCTGCAAACCATCCCACCTGAAATATTCAATATTGTAAGAAGGAAGAGGTTTACTTTTCAAGCTTGTAAGGTTTAACTTGATTCAATTAGCTAAAATGAGGGTTGAGATGGAGGTACTTGAGTTTGTTAACCCACGCTTCTGCTCCTTTGGTTGAGCATATGAGATCAACCTGTGTATTCATGAAAAATCAATCTAATTGTTAGGGTTTCATACCATTTTGTTAGGGAGTTGTCtatctaaaaacataatttttatagaGGGTAATCCTAAAGAGatcgaaaaaacaaaaaaaagtggcCTCCTATCTAGGTTTCATGATGAGTTTCCATGAAGCATCAAGTAGTTAACAatataagataaattttatacatattttctgGCCTTTTCGAATATTTTTGGACGGATTTGAACCCCAGATatcagatttgtttttcttttttttaactgaagAGAAAGTTTTGCTCAAGTTGCAAAGCCAAAtgcttacacacacacacacacacacattataCATATAATTCGTTTTATATTTAGCccaaaagtattaaaaaaaaaatgattctagGTCTGTGCATCTTTCATGTGGGAGGGAACAACATAGGAATACTGTTaaaggcaaacaaaaaaaaaaagtttgtccAGATATATTAGGTGATATGGTACAGCCTGAAGCTGTTGTCATACCTGTCCATTGTATATAGTCACGTTTATTCCTTTGGCTAAGAGCTCGTCAACCTGGAAAATAATTGCAAGTTCTAACATTTAAGATGAGCTAAACGGGGTTTGCTGCTTTCTTCCACTCGATGCATTGAACACAAAGAAGAAAGTTAGTGAAGATTTTACCTCTTGGATTCTGGGCTTCATGAAATCACCAACCATGGCCTGGAAAACCAACCCACCTTGTCCATCCCATCTGTTGAAGATTAGTGGATTGATTAGTAGAATCCAGCAAATTAATGGAGTAAATCCTGCTAAATAACAGTATTCAATGAAACAACTCAAAACATATAAGTCATGAAGACTACCTAGTTTAACTTACGTCACATTATCAGGAATAATCTTTAGTTTCTGTCTTATTGGCCCGTTCATTAGGTCATAAAGGTTTACGGTACTCCTCACTCCAGTGCTCCCTGGTGATGGATACATTTTAGTGCTCATATATCTCGAATAGCTGTCAGCAGCCACAAATCCTTTTGATTCTTGGGTTGTGCTCCCGATGACAGGATCATTTACATAATCCAACAGGAAGTTGTAGAAATCCTGAAACAATTACTCGAATTCCTGAAATTTCATGTGTGCATTGAGGCTGACAGATGCTTATATACTAATTGAAGGCATACCACGTTGTTACTGTTGGAAGAGACAACATGCTCTAGTTCTCTCCATGTTGATGTCGCATCTTCATATTTTCCTTCAGCTAGCTGCTGCTGAATCTTTACagctaaactattttttcagaCTAGTTTTTGTTAAATCACCTCAgttattcatgaaaaaaaaaaaaaaacatgagttgcAGGTAATATAGCTTTGATTAGGACCTGTTTGAGCTGTTTAAGCCATTGCTGTTCATTCTTGATAGATCTTTGAGAAGAGGACCCCATGTAAACTGCATCATTATCCAGTTAAAAAAGTCTCAAGATTTAGCAGGTGACCTGCTCATCGAGCTGAAAGGAAGTGGCTTTCATTTGCATGCCAATACGTGGTATTTACTTACCACGAAATCTTCAGGAGAAATCCAGCTATCTCCCAAAGCAACTCCTGAGAATTAAAGTAGGAAACATTTTCTCTAACTGAGACACTTACAATCatacaacataaaataaaaatattgtgtaCTTATACCCCCTAGCTGAAGCTTCAATTCCCCTGCTTCAATGGCTTTGAGAGCTGAAACCCCGAGTGTGGCAGCAAATTTGCCTCCATATGACTCAGCAAAAATGTATAAAGGACTTTTTTGGAGAGTTTCGTTTCCATTAAAGAGCTCTTTCAACAAAGCAGTTAAATCAGCTGCTGCCTCTTCATCACTCCTAACCACCAGTGCCTCGTCCTCCACGTAACTAAAACCGGGCTATCCTAAATCCCATGAACCAAAGAAATCACTCACGTTTTGCCATGTAAGACAAAcaggggaggaaaaaaaaaacgtcaAAAAGAGTGATGcaccaacaaaagaaaaaaaaacgcacCACAAATAAAAGATCTGCTTTCAGGAGCCAAGTCGAATTGCGGGGGTTCAGACCGCCGTCCAGCGGTCCTATTTCTATAAAATTTCCAAATGCTACACCAGAGCCTCCCTGATTTCAATACAATGTATCAAATCACAATAATCTAACTcacatctaataatataagaaatattatacAATTGACAATATCGTTTAGATTCAAGTCgtttaaaattcaaacccaCTGGTCCTCCTTGGAGCCATAAAATTATTGGCCATGGTTTTGTGGGATCTTCAACCCTATGAGGACTTTTGTAATGCCACCAAAATAGATGAGCCTCTGCATTAATTGCACGTAGTGAGAATAGGGAAACTACTGTTGTTGACGACAGGAAGACCAGACCAAAATATTTAGtaaaaatgaagggaaaaaaaatctaagaaactatatatatatatatatatatatatatatatggacgtACTGGGTCGAGCTTCAACATATCCCCATTGCTCAGAGCCATCATCAGTTCCTGCAGCCAAGGCCAGATAACTGTGAAGCAAAGGAAAGCAAAATATTCCTAGAAGGCAAAGGAAAACAAGGTAGTGTTTCCCCATGGAAATTAACCGATTATGTGAGTTGATTAATTCGAGGCAttattaatctatatataatagTATATCATGGAAACATCGCATAAGAACCTTCTCCTCGTTATCCCCGCCtatatttgtttaagaaaaCGATGGTACAatgcttgaaattaataatgTAGATGGAAAtctcaaggaaaaaacaatgTCTAGTCAACGCTTAAAGTAAAAACATTGTAAGaaccttaaattaaaaattaaaatgtaaaaaggaaaaaactcaGTGTAGTCAACGCTGAAATGTTATTGGTGACCATCATGATCCAAAGCAAGGATTCATCTTCGCCTTCATAGTAAGTAAGGTGTCCTTGAAGTAATATCATTAAATCAATAtccaattattaatattttatgctCTCTGATTAACATTGCAATCAGGGAAGGCAATCCTAGAAATCTGGATACACTAGTTTATATCAGGTGGATTATGCTTCTCTTTCAAGTGATCATCATGTGAACCTATCAGCGTCTTctaattgctaaaaatttatgATGCTATATTTTAAGTtcgaaagagaagaaaagaatttcCTGTTTTGAAGCTTGTAGTATGTTTCTGTACGTTGGTGTATAATCAATAAGTATTTGTGTGCTGGACTGGATTCTATAAAATGAGAGGAAATCTGCCTTGTTCTTCTGGTCAAATGGCAAGCAAAAGATAAGGCATAAGAATATTCTGAAATGGcagaggttattttttttaaaattatttttttaatttaaaaatatattaaaataatatttttttattttttaaaaatatatttttgatattaacattaaaaaatgattcaaaaataaataaaaaattctaaatttactAAAACTCTGATGTAAACGCAACCTCAAATAAAACTTTTCATCTATTTTTCCTATCAAAATTTCATGATAGGAACGGATAAAATGTGCTAATTTGCTCTTataatctttttgttttgtttttttttcttattaatctatgattttttttttttaatttctacccttcaattataggtttttttaaaaaaaattgataatttttcgtCATTGAAGTATCACAATGCTACTAAAGTCTATCACTCTTTCAACTCTTTTAAGAGTCTTTTCATCCAGGAGACatgtttgtcttttattttattctataacCCACATCTTACTTCTTTATAAGTCATCTACTCTTAGTTTAATAGTATAATTAGTTCTTCAAGTTGCAAGGTCAAagtcatttattgtttttttaatataattactaACTTTATCATCTGATAGTTATTAAATCTCCTGATTGAAACTGTTTTCATAAATAATCCTTACCATTAATTTAGTGTTTCCAgagctaagaagaaaaaaactatttactATCTTGATGAACCACTACCcataaactaaataatttattacataaatattttgagTTACGAGAGATCATCGCTTACTACTTGAAATAACCCTCGGGGCAAAGAGAGACTTCTCTGTTGATAGCATATTATATAGAAAGTAAGGGTGTATTTATTTACAATGCCATGCAAATGATATGTTTGGCTATCATAAATGTAATGATTTTTAATGGAATATTCTATAACAATAACAGAGATAGATTTGTGCACTACTTTATgggatttttcttattaaaagtcATGGATAGAAGATAAGCGTAAGATTGGAAATGATCtatgttaaattataaaatatcctGTAAAAGGCATGGCAGAAGCTCAGGAGTTTAACTCATCAAAGGTGCTTTAAAGAGATAAAAGTAGTCAAACAAATCTGGTTCTCGCGCATGTCAAGGAGTAGAAAGAAGTTGATAAGCTacctaaattaaacaaaatgctGCATGCAGAGCTATTGTGATGGTGAAACATAATCAAAGAAATTAAGCAACTAGGCGATGGATAATAGGAGTAGGAAATTGGATTAGATACTTGTTAGAcacaataattaaagaaattaagcaGCTAGACGATAGATAATAAGAGTAGAAAATTGGATCAGATACTTGTTAGACACAATAATCACAGAAATTAGGCAACTAGACGATGGATAATAGGAATAGAAAATTGGATCAGATACTTGTTAGACACAATaatcaaagaaattaaacaatAGATAATAGGAGTAGAAAATTGGATCTGGATCAGATACTTGTTAGACACAATCCACATTAAAAATCTTAGAAGAAGAATTGAAGTACATGGAGGTTGAAACATTCTTGTCACAAATCACATGGCATGCTTGTGTACTTTTAACTAGAATAAACTCAACTCATCATTCTCATCGGTGGACCTACAGCCACATTCAAGCCTGAACTACTCTCATTTCCATCGCCAAATTTCTTTTGTCCTCTCTTTCATCGTCTGAGAACGAGTGTATAATTGTTTTATCGATTTTCAGATTTGTTTAGGACTCTTCAGATATATTTCTGGCcatgaaaactgaaaaaaaaaaaaaaaaaaccatttatgcCACGAGAAAACCGGTGGGAGTGAGgccaaaattaagttaaaaagcCTTTTTGATTGCCCTACTTTAAGGAAGGGAAACAATGTCTTTGAGAGGATAGGACCCACATTACACGCCCTTTTCTTTCACAAAAAGGCAGTGATCATGCAGGCCTCAGGATCAAATTATGACGTTATGAACTAGGAACTGTACTCGTCTTCTTTCCAAGAGGAACTGTAAAGATTGGTCCCTAGGAGTGACCGACAGACAGAAGGAGATTTCATCCAGATCCCCATGGGAGATGATGATTCGTTTCCGTAAATAAAATACAGTTTTGGGAGATGGCATCAGTGCGCATTCATCTTCCTCAGTCAACTGAACAACACCATCGATAGCAAGAACTTTCCATTTTTAATTCCTTAATTAGAATTCCTTTATGAAAAAACTGAAATTCCCTGCCTCCCAGCATCATTTGTTACCGAACAGAAATTGTTTTCTATTGTTGCTGGAAAGCTCCAgtgtgtaaaataaaaataaaaataaaaatattgaagactTTAGCAATGATGAGGTAGGCTTTTTTCCCTTCTGTTCATTTTTATGAACATTTATTCGAAATGGTTATAATGACCCTTCAAAAGAAACGAAGATGTCTCGAACACCAGGTCAAATTAATGCTCAGTCCCTTACTTCACATCTTACAGGAACATTCAAAGAGTGATTATCCAACTAACCAGTCAAGATTCTATTTGAAACAAGCAACAAGAGATATAAGAATTTGAATCACAACATGCATATCAATAGTTTTATGTCGaggaaaaatcaaattcaattcgtTCACGGAAGAGCTATGAAAAATCTACTTGTAAAAAACCTTTGCTAAAACCGATGGGAAAAAGGTAGAAcatcttaatttcattttttagtttaacccAGTGTTGTTTTTGCAATATTTGATTCTTCATactagaaaaatagaaaaacagaaTCAAACTAGAATGTTGTATGCGCTTCGCCGCAGACCAAGTCAAACTTGTcctcatgttaaaaaataatgtttatgcCAAgataaatcaagttaatttaggttaacttgattaatttaatatttcaaatatgaGATCGGAATaactcaatgaaaaaaaaaaacactgcaaATCATGTATCTCAAGGTTCAATAactaaatatcaaataataaaattaaaaaaaaaaattaattttgcaaAAGAAACTTAACAAGGATACTCGTTCTATTTCTCCGATATACATCTATTTTAGTTATTGTGCAGAATAGGACGAGACTATGACCTTTACAGTTGAATTCCATGATGCACACAATACTCATTAAAGCTGCTAGAAGTAAactctcaacaaaaaaaagtcGAGTTAACTCGGTTTAACTTAACTAACTCGCCAATTGTAATATGTGttcaggattaaaaaaataaatttaaaaaaagaacctagaaaaaagaaaccaaagttaaattaataaaaaaaaactataaaaaatggaGTTTACCcaagttaatttgattaaacGCGTCAGGATAACCCCACAGaggaaaaattacaaagttcaaGGGCTagtaatttaatatcaaataatgaaagtggaaaaaaatcaatttcataaaaaaaatatcaagaaaaaaaaacctcaaatcaACCCACATTTACTCGACTAACCCACTGCCAAGGATATGAGCCGGataaccccaaaaaaaaaacaagacaagaaGCTAAAGGccaaataacccaaaaataaaataaaataaaatgatgagggatggaattgaaagaaaaatcaagaaaaaaaaaaagaaggaaatagcaatcaaaagaataatgatcaaattagatataaaattaaatgaaacaacatgtttagggatgaaattgaaaaaaaattaaagttaaaaaagcatcaaaagaaaaagaaagagcaatTAAGAGAATTGAGATCAAAATTGATATGAATACAAACTGGAGGacataattgatttttgaaagGGATGACAAGAAAATCATaggcaagaagaaagaaaacaaaggggGAAGAAAACGGCTCATCAGAGCTCAACTGCATCTCTGCCGCTAACACGCATCCTGCCACCATGAAGAGGATGTTGTGTTGCTTCAAATATCATCGTGAACGGTGG includes:
- the LOC118048280 gene encoding serine carboxypeptidase-like 51 translates to MGKHYLVFLCLLGIFCFPLLHSYLALAAGTDDGSEQWGYVEARPKAHLFWWHYKSPHRVEDPTKPWPIILWLQGGPGGSGVAFGNFIEIGPLDGGLNPRNSTWLLKADLLFVPGFSYVEDEALVVRSDEEAAADLTALLKELFNGNETLQKSPLYIFAESYGGKFAATLGVSALKAIEAGELKLQLGGVALGDSWISPEDFVFTWGPLLKDLSRMNSNGLNSSNSLAVKIQQQLAEGKYEDATSTWRELEHVVSSNSNNVDFYNFLLDYVNDPVIGSTTQESKGFVAADSYSRYMSTKMYPSPGSTGVRSTVNLYDLMNGPIRQKLKIIPDNVTWDGQGGLVFQAMVGDFMKPRIQEVDELLAKGINVTIYNGQVDLICSTKGAEAWVNKLKWDGLQNFLSLDRSPLYCKSDNTTTKGFTSSYKNLFFYWILGAGHFVPVEQPCVSLQMVGNVTKSPNNF